A part of Marinicella rhabdoformis genomic DNA contains:
- a CDS encoding SDR family oxidoreductase, which yields MSYFLTGASGFVGRHLLEKLFARKGEIYLLVRKESKKKLQDMLDGIVAPSKRIHLITGDLTEKNLGISKKNIDAMKGKVKHFFHLAAIYDMSASMEDQLAANVDGTKHAVQLAEAIKAGCFHHTSSIAAAGMYPGVFREDMFEEAEGLDHPYFKTKHDSEAIVRKDCNIPFRIYRPAMVLGHSKTGVIDKIDGPYYFFKLIQKMRKIFPQWMPMMGLEGGRLNMVPVDYVVDVMDHIAHQKGLDGGCFHITDSNPKRIGTVLNIFADAANAPQMNMRIDARVFNFVPGAVKQGLMMLSPVRRIRKQLMNDIGIPPGVLKFVNYPTRFDDRETQKALKGSGIKLPKLKKYAFRLWDYWERNLDPDLFVDRSLSGRVAGKRVMVTGASSGIGHAVAMMLAEKGAHLIIVARGLEKLEETAKEAKALGAEVSMYSADLSDEKSALKLVEDVNNDLGGVDILVNNAGRSIRRSIALSYDRFHDFERTMDLNYFGSLRLIMGFLPGMSERKFGQIINISSIGVLTNAPRFSAYVASKAALDAFSRCAAAEYNDLNVAFTTINMPLVRTPMIAPTKMYNNVPTISPEEAALFIKDAIIRRPQRIATKLGVFAQVMHAVMPKSMEVVMNSAFNMFPDSAAAKGDKSAAPKEVSPEQMAFASLMRGVHW from the coding sequence ATGTCGTATTTCTTAACAGGCGCATCTGGCTTCGTAGGCAGGCATTTATTAGAAAAATTATTTGCCCGCAAAGGTGAAATTTATTTACTGGTCAGAAAAGAGTCAAAAAAGAAATTACAAGACATGCTGGATGGCATTGTAGCACCAAGCAAGAGAATTCACCTAATTACCGGTGATTTAACAGAAAAAAACCTGGGCATAAGCAAGAAAAACATCGATGCAATGAAAGGCAAGGTCAAGCACTTTTTCCACTTGGCTGCGATATATGACATGAGTGCCAGCATGGAAGATCAGTTGGCTGCCAATGTTGATGGTACAAAACACGCCGTACAACTGGCTGAAGCCATCAAGGCTGGCTGTTTTCACCACACATCTTCAATTGCTGCTGCGGGCATGTACCCTGGCGTATTCCGAGAAGACATGTTTGAAGAAGCGGAAGGTTTAGACCACCCTTACTTCAAAACCAAACACGATTCTGAGGCGATTGTTCGCAAAGATTGCAACATTCCGTTTCGTATTTATCGACCTGCCATGGTATTAGGCCATTCCAAAACAGGTGTGATTGATAAAATTGATGGGCCTTATTATTTCTTCAAGTTAATTCAGAAAATGCGAAAAATTTTCCCTCAATGGATGCCAATGATGGGCTTAGAAGGCGGTCGTTTAAACATGGTTCCAGTCGATTATGTTGTTGACGTCATGGACCACATCGCACACCAAAAAGGTTTGGATGGTGGCTGCTTCCACATCACGGATTCAAATCCAAAACGCATTGGGACAGTCTTGAATATTTTTGCAGATGCGGCCAATGCACCACAAATGAACATGCGAATCGATGCACGTGTTTTTAATTTTGTACCCGGCGCTGTCAAACAAGGCTTGATGATGCTCTCACCAGTAAGGCGCATTCGCAAGCAGTTGATGAATGACATCGGCATTCCTCCTGGCGTTTTAAAGTTTGTTAATTACCCTACTCGCTTTGATGATCGTGAAACGCAGAAAGCTTTAAAAGGCTCTGGCATCAAACTCCCTAAGTTGAAAAAATACGCTTTCCGTCTTTGGGATTACTGGGAACGTAACCTCGATCCAGATTTGTTTGTTGATCGTTCATTGTCTGGCCGTGTGGCAGGCAAACGAGTGATGGTTACCGGTGCATCTTCTGGTATCGGTCATGCCGTGGCAATGATGTTAGCGGAGAAAGGCGCACACTTGATCATCGTGGCCAGAGGCTTAGAAAAACTTGAAGAAACAGCCAAAGAAGCGAAAGCATTAGGCGCAGAAGTGTCTATGTACAGTGCAGATTTATCTGATGAAAAATCTGCTTTGAAGTTAGTTGAAGATGTCAACAATGATTTAGGTGGTGTTGATATTTTGGTGAACAATGCAGGCCGATCCATTCGCCGCTCAATTGCATTATCATATGACCGTTTTCATGATTTTGAGCGCACCATGGACCTCAACTACTTCGGTTCTTTGCGTTTGATTATGGGATTCTTACCTGGCATGTCAGAACGAAAGTTTGGTCAAATCATCAACATTTCATCAATTGGTGTATTGACCAATGCACCAAGATTCTCAGCTTATGTGGCTTCAAAAGCGGCATTGGATGCTTTTTCAAGGTGTGCCGCTGCTGAGTACAACGATTTGAATGTGGCGTTCACCACAATTAACATGCCATTGGTTCGTACACCCATGATCGCACCGACCAAAATGTATAACAACGTACCAACCATTTCTCCTGAAGAAGCGGCCTTGTTTATTAAAGATGCCATCATCAGACGTCCTCAAAGAATCGCCACAAAATTGGGAGTATTTGCTCAAGTGATGCATGCCGTTATGCCTAAATCTATGGAGGTTGTTATGAATTCTGCTTTCAACATGTTCCCAGATTCTGCTGCAGCTAAAGGTGATAAATCTGCTGCACCTAAAGAAGTTTCACCTGAACAGATGGCGTTTGCCAGCTTAATGCGTGGTGTTCACTGGTAA
- the msbA gene encoding lipid A export permease/ATP-binding protein MsbA, whose product MNENSNKLKKAHSKHTNKDNKPKASYSQLLMYARPYRLVLFLAFMGALIDAAMQASFAAMLKPILDNGFAQQDPKWISLIPVLIIGVFIIRAFGNFVAAYGFTWTGRKIVNDLRRQVFSRYLKLPQKFYDEHAAGGLISRITYDIEQIATGVTKSLIQMLREALAIVMFLSVMFYYSAKLAVVAFIVFPVVAIIIRIINKRFRKIGRSIQGSVARITQIVEEVVKGQKIVKIFKGEADEHKRFNHNIKQNRQLQVKIVATQEVTSSTIHLMIAIALSVIMYLAAKSNMSPGTFMAFMTAMLALMPSIKRLSQVFAAIQTTLAAADSVLYILEQPIEEDHGQSELAPGPMSLSFDSVYFSYENDEKGKPIWAIKDFNLKVKAGHVVALVGASGSGKTTVANLLPRFYDINQGSININGKNIHELTLSNLRDHIAAVSQEVVLFNDTVRNNIAYGSNQLKSEAEIIEAAHKANALSFIQELPDGFDTMLGDNGTRLSGGQRQRIAIARAILKDSPILILDEATSALDTESEQHIQQALQHVMENKTTLVIAHRLSTIENADTVVVMHHGQIAEQGSHKELMAKRGLYAQLQQAQALTN is encoded by the coding sequence GTGAACGAAAACAGTAACAAGCTGAAAAAAGCACACTCGAAGCACACCAACAAAGATAACAAGCCCAAAGCTTCTTACAGCCAACTGTTAATGTATGCTAGGCCTTATCGTCTGGTTTTATTTTTGGCTTTCATGGGTGCTTTGATTGATGCTGCCATGCAGGCATCTTTTGCTGCCATGTTGAAACCCATATTAGACAATGGTTTTGCCCAACAAGATCCGAAATGGATCAGCTTGATTCCCGTGTTGATCATTGGCGTATTCATCATTCGGGCTTTTGGTAATTTCGTTGCCGCTTATGGCTTTACTTGGACCGGACGAAAGATAGTCAATGATTTAAGACGACAAGTATTCAGTCGTTACCTAAAACTACCACAAAAATTTTACGATGAGCATGCCGCGGGCGGATTGATATCACGCATCACATACGATATTGAACAAATTGCAACAGGAGTCACCAAAAGCTTAATTCAAATGCTCAGAGAAGCTTTGGCTATTGTCATGTTCCTCAGTGTCATGTTTTATTACTCAGCCAAACTGGCTGTCGTTGCTTTTATCGTTTTTCCTGTGGTTGCTATAATCATCCGAATAATTAACAAAAGATTCCGTAAAATTGGTCGAAGCATACAAGGGTCTGTAGCGCGCATCACACAAATTGTTGAAGAAGTCGTCAAAGGACAGAAAATTGTCAAAATTTTCAAAGGTGAAGCAGATGAACACAAAAGATTCAACCACAACATCAAACAAAACAGGCAGTTACAAGTCAAGATAGTAGCCACACAAGAAGTGACTTCTTCTACGATACATCTGATGATTGCCATTGCATTATCGGTCATCATGTATTTGGCAGCCAAGTCAAATATGTCTCCAGGTACTTTCATGGCATTCATGACAGCGATGCTCGCATTGATGCCTTCTATCAAGCGTCTGTCCCAAGTTTTTGCTGCCATTCAAACGACGTTGGCAGCAGCTGATAGTGTCTTGTATATACTTGAACAACCGATTGAAGAAGACCATGGCCAATCAGAGTTAGCACCTGGACCAATGTCTCTGAGTTTTGATTCGGTATATTTTTCTTATGAAAATGATGAAAAAGGCAAACCCATTTGGGCAATAAAAGATTTCAATCTGAAAGTCAAAGCTGGACACGTGGTGGCACTGGTTGGCGCGTCAGGAAGTGGCAAAACCACTGTCGCCAATTTATTACCCCGATTTTACGATATCAACCAAGGCAGTATAAACATCAACGGCAAAAATATTCACGAACTGACCCTCAGTAACTTGCGTGACCACATAGCGGCCGTAAGCCAAGAAGTTGTGCTGTTTAATGACACAGTACGAAACAACATTGCCTATGGCAGCAACCAACTTAAATCTGAAGCTGAGATCATTGAAGCAGCCCACAAAGCCAATGCTTTATCATTCATACAAGAACTTCCTGACGGTTTTGATACCATGTTAGGTGACAATGGCACGCGACTGTCCGGAGGACAACGTCAACGCATAGCCATAGCCAGAGCCATACTTAAAGATTCGCCGATATTGATTCTGGACGAAGCCACATCAGCACTGGACACAGAATCAGAACAACACATTCAACAAGCTTTACAACATGTTATGGAAAACAAGACCACACTGGTCATTGCTCACCGTTTATCAACAATTGAAAATGCTGATACTGTTGTTGTGATGCATCATGGCCAAATTGCTGAGCAAGGTAGTCACAAAGAACTGATGGCCAAACGAGGTCTATACGCCCAATTACAACAAGCACAGGCACTGACAAACTAA
- a CDS encoding ExbD/TolR family protein, whose amino-acid sequence MKISSSESERRNLNLTPLIDVVFLLLIFFMVSTTFEKQSKLKIELPEASADAVASVQEDLVISISKNGAFYVNNNEVPNAQTANLTKALRAIAKDDRDMPVILKADANVAHKHVVLAMDVLGNMGFSAVSMATTKSTQQ is encoded by the coding sequence ATGAAAATTTCGAGTTCAGAATCAGAAAGGCGCAACCTGAATCTGACGCCTTTGATTGATGTTGTTTTTTTGCTGCTGATTTTCTTTATGGTCAGCACCACATTTGAAAAACAATCAAAACTTAAAATTGAGCTGCCTGAAGCCAGTGCTGATGCTGTGGCTTCTGTCCAAGAAGACTTGGTTATATCAATCAGTAAAAATGGTGCTTTTTATGTCAACAACAACGAAGTACCAAATGCACAAACAGCTAATTTAACCAAAGCCTTGCGTGCCATTGCAAAAGACGACAGAGACATGCCAGTTATCTTAAAAGCTGATGCCAATGTGGCCCACAAGCATGTTGTACTCGCTATGGATGTGCTGGGCAACATGGGATTTTCTGCGGTATCAATGGCCACAACTAAAAGTACACAACAGTGA
- the lpxK gene encoding tetraacyldisaccharide 4'-kinase: MLSKAFQKIAALRRKVYRLGLLRSTQLKVPVIIVGNITAGGGGKTPMVIWLVNHLKTLGYKPGIISRGYGGKRKVEPMFVTPHADAHASGDEALLMAQKTQAPVMVGKDRAKAGKQLIAQYNVNVIVSDDGMQHYALKRDIEIVMLDAKWQTGNNMFLPAGPLREPLTRLDEADIVIYKGSFPDKHHYELGIKSIYPLGHPSKQIDITTFRSQKIHAVAGIANPNSFFNLLSKEGLAIIKKPLPDHHEIAFDDLCFDDDYPIMITEKDAVKCDQFDSKNIWVVQLKIIMKPDTIHQINGLIEGLKK, from the coding sequence ATGTTGTCTAAAGCTTTTCAAAAAATAGCTGCTCTTCGCAGGAAGGTATATCGATTAGGCTTACTTCGCAGCACCCAATTAAAAGTACCTGTAATCATAGTTGGTAATATAACTGCGGGCGGTGGTGGTAAAACGCCGATGGTCATTTGGTTGGTGAATCATTTGAAAACATTGGGTTATAAACCAGGCATCATCTCACGAGGTTATGGTGGTAAGAGAAAAGTCGAGCCAATGTTTGTAACACCACATGCCGATGCACATGCTTCAGGAGATGAAGCGCTGTTAATGGCACAAAAAACACAAGCACCCGTGATGGTTGGAAAGGACAGAGCTAAAGCTGGTAAACAACTAATTGCCCAGTACAATGTCAATGTTATTGTTTCAGATGATGGTATGCAGCATTATGCCTTAAAGCGAGATATAGAAATAGTCATGTTAGATGCCAAGTGGCAAACTGGAAATAACATGTTTTTACCAGCAGGTCCATTACGAGAACCTTTAACTCGGCTTGATGAAGCAGATATTGTTATTTACAAAGGTAGTTTTCCGGATAAACACCATTACGAACTCGGTATTAAATCAATTTACCCTTTAGGGCACCCATCAAAACAAATAGATATAACAACTTTCAGAAGCCAAAAAATTCATGCTGTTGCTGGTATTGCTAACCCAAACAGTTTTTTCAATTTATTATCAAAAGAAGGTTTGGCTATTATTAAAAAACCTTTACCAGATCACCATGAAATAGCATTTGATGACTTATGCTTTGATGATGATTACCCTATAATGATTACAGAAAAAGATGCCGTAAAATGTGATCAATTTGATAGCAAAAACATCTGGGTTGTGCAGCTAAAAATTATAATGAAGCCAGATACAATACACCAAATAAATGGATTGATTGAGGGCTTAAAAAAATGA
- a CDS encoding acyl-CoA-binding protein has product MTDLNDAFENAQKEIKTLSSKPDDGTLLKLYALYKQGAVGDVQGDKPGFFDFVGAAKYEAWEQLKGTTSEDAQQQYIDLVNKLVG; this is encoded by the coding sequence ATGACTGATTTGAATGATGCATTTGAGAATGCACAGAAAGAGATAAAAACTTTAAGCTCAAAACCTGACGATGGCACTTTGTTGAAGCTCTATGCTTTATACAAACAAGGGGCTGTTGGAGATGTTCAAGGTGACAAGCCTGGATTTTTTGACTTCGTTGGCGCAGCCAAATATGAAGCCTGGGAACAATTAAAAGGCACAACCAGCGAAGATGCACAGCAACAGTACATCGACCTAGTGAACAAACTGGTAGGCTGA
- the kdsB gene encoding 3-deoxy-manno-octulosonate cytidylyltransferase — protein MKTDFVICIPARYQSTRLPGKPLIQIKGKPLIQWAIESANKLGALEVVVATDDKRIFDFVESLGQKVVMTQNNHQSGTDRIAECAQIMNWPDETLVLNYQGDEPLVPKENINAVLQLFEQHDDISIGTLYQEIKTIEDVFNPNLVKIVTETNGKALFFSRAPIPWSQHLFNHTGTSELPEHVSYKHHIGLYVYRVSFLKDFSLLPQTELERVESLEQLRALSTGHKIATAKALLPTPHGIDTPEDIVTFEKTIQ, from the coding sequence ATGAAAACAGATTTTGTTATTTGTATCCCTGCCCGCTATCAATCAACACGACTACCCGGAAAGCCATTAATTCAGATTAAAGGGAAACCATTGATTCAATGGGCTATAGAGTCCGCCAACAAATTAGGTGCTTTGGAAGTGGTAGTTGCTACTGACGATAAAAGAATTTTCGATTTCGTTGAATCACTAGGACAAAAAGTTGTAATGACTCAAAATAACCACCAGTCAGGAACTGATCGAATTGCAGAATGTGCGCAAATCATGAATTGGCCTGATGAGACATTGGTATTAAATTATCAAGGTGATGAACCTTTGGTGCCCAAAGAAAATATCAACGCGGTACTGCAACTGTTTGAACAACATGATGACATCAGCATTGGAACTTTGTATCAAGAAATAAAAACCATTGAAGATGTTTTTAACCCTAATTTGGTTAAAATCGTTACTGAAACCAACGGTAAGGCCTTGTTTTTCTCGCGAGCCCCTATCCCCTGGTCTCAACATCTTTTCAACCATACTGGTACGTCTGAACTTCCAGAACATGTTTCTTACAAACACCACATTGGTTTGTATGTTTACAGGGTGTCATTCCTCAAAGACTTTTCACTTTTACCTCAGACCGAATTAGAAAGAGTAGAATCTCTAGAACAACTTAGGGCACTTTCTACAGGCCATAAGATTGCCACAGCAAAAGCACTTTTACCAACGCCTCATGGTATTGATACGCCAGAAGACATTGTTACTTTTGAGAAAACAATACAATAA
- a CDS encoding MotA/TolQ/ExbB proton channel family protein yields MFEIVASGGVVMIFLLILMALAMMIIGERFWSLRDKEIIPSDLPAQVIDWSKKKNLDAKHIEQLAENSPLGYLMAAALHKRHAPREQIVEAVEDAGRHVSHQLEKPLNWLSAIGEVSPLLGLLGTVIGMMKVFANIMEFGVGDANQLAGGISQALTTTAAGLIVAIPTVLFYRHFKNKIADQTIVMEQQVMQLIDSMSEKQ; encoded by the coding sequence GTGTTTGAAATTGTAGCCAGTGGCGGTGTTGTGATGATTTTCTTGTTAATTTTAATGGCTTTGGCCATGATGATTATTGGCGAACGTTTTTGGAGCCTACGAGACAAAGAAATCATTCCAAGTGACTTGCCAGCGCAAGTCATAGATTGGTCCAAAAAGAAAAATTTAGACGCCAAGCACATTGAACAATTAGCAGAAAACTCACCTTTAGGGTACTTAATGGCTGCGGCTTTACACAAACGCCACGCCCCTAGAGAACAGATTGTAGAAGCAGTAGAAGATGCTGGAAGACATGTGTCACATCAATTAGAAAAACCATTAAACTGGCTCAGCGCCATAGGCGAAGTTTCACCTTTGTTAGGTCTGTTGGGCACAGTAATTGGTATGATGAAAGTGTTTGCCAACATCATGGAATTCGGTGTCGGCGATGCCAACCAATTGGCTGGCGGTATTTCTCAAGCACTGACCACTACTGCAGCTGGCTTGATTGTTGCCATACCCACCGTTCTTTTTTACAGGCACTTTAAGAATAAAATTGCTGACCAAACCATAGTCATGGAACAACAAGTCATGCAATTAATTGATTCTATGAGCGAAAAACAATGA